The Neobacillus sp. PS3-34 genome has a window encoding:
- a CDS encoding competence protein ComK encodes MFKINSYIINQRLNLLMGEYDQYGKLCTRVWEVDKSFLVDMPPLEVLDKSLKFINSNLKAATISAKSIVDNKSMCPICSKSFS; translated from the coding sequence ATGTTTAAAATTAATAGTTATATAATCAATCAGCGGCTGAATTTATTAATGGGTGAATATGACCAATACGGAAAGCTATGTACAAGAGTCTGGGAAGTGGACAAATCATTCCTTGTTGATATGCCGCCACTTGAAGTACTGGACAAATCACTAAAATTTATAAATTCTAATTTAAAAGCTGCCACCATAAGTGCTAAATCGATCGTTGATAACAAAAGCATGTGTCCAATTTGCAGTAAATCCTTTTCATGA
- a CDS encoding MrcB family domain-containing protein codes for MRSNVIEETLTNNILLHIDPVEMESFHVKIEDIDKLIESTKLLIRLKENSCKVNEVLLFCLENFKLYSKIYETLPGKKGVQDSIQYEKVISPIKKTIIRNIEIINNMLSHLFSDYYVTVAFETGRVHKIPYIGLFNKRITSSSQTGFYTVVFFDIYKKNLYLSLNIGNNKTNVINFNEIKRFLIKNINLTHFNNSDSLEELKPLIRPKTEHYLTGNIVGTKVHLIELIKSDYDIEKLINSYLFETDRLVQLFLTTYPSKTYDVFIEPSYIENYETYNTYEYCNVGSCNNLANFAVFLYDKNPNGEEFLEHDFTCSYICEPHMVENESSCKEERIARSLLSYKYTNRDSRHGYSKYLSLGLEEPLKLKILSELSNDDFLEVSKDVEVFYELLTQDDLELPLNIGIFGDWGSGKSFFINQLIKKLKDDNSEPNNIVVEFNAWNYYDSNIIVNLIYKIFEDIQINYDLNSGDFLKNFNHYEAFTEKQNKKEREEIYNNINELKNENKKIHSIIQDKILKDIKIPKKIELENIKKYTNLNTLTRINIMVSNIFKERKRYFFYLPILFIIGLMRIVGLSKLSIIPGAIGLIALVKPIINILKIINNYLEEINKIETINGQITELEEKLENLSVKNKKQLTLNYLKDFIIEKINHQGYKNNLGFIATVNNDIKELRKTLNEISNSIKKDKDIDLPPINKIILIIEDLDRCSEEKVVDVLQSIQLLLSTDLFVVIFAVDSQWINKCIISQYNKMITNSNTEQGNLFAINYLEKIIHLPFWLRKMNKASSNNFIHQISNSFKSGSLNKNNPDEINKSSHEPEKRDNIYTVTNRKPERNPPDSRKYVIDERFHYIEQEDLIILSDLDFIFENTSPRKTKRFLNTLLLIKNGNLDQVFNCSNKLLYFIVSSIVLQSDYTCDFYKMVINKINNNTKNREFFINEINNFENITNSQQAKLFWERYKNLLNEFDDVEFNNIDEIIYEVSRYTYFHHEITKL; via the coding sequence ATGAGAAGCAATGTAATTGAAGAAACTCTAACAAATAATATACTTTTACATATTGATCCAGTAGAAATGGAAAGTTTTCACGTTAAAATTGAAGATATAGATAAATTAATTGAGTCTACAAAACTTCTTATTCGATTAAAGGAGAATTCTTGTAAGGTAAATGAAGTACTATTATTTTGTTTAGAAAATTTCAAATTGTATTCTAAAATATATGAAACTCTGCCTGGAAAAAAAGGGGTTCAAGACTCCATTCAATATGAAAAAGTAATCTCCCCAATTAAGAAAACTATTATAAGGAATATAGAAATTATTAATAATATGCTCTCTCATTTATTTAGTGATTATTATGTTACAGTAGCATTTGAGACAGGTAGGGTCCACAAAATACCTTATATAGGATTATTCAATAAAAGAATAACATCCTCTTCCCAAACAGGCTTTTATACAGTTGTTTTTTTCGATATTTATAAAAAAAATTTATATTTATCTCTTAATATAGGTAATAATAAAACAAATGTAATTAATTTTAATGAGATTAAAAGGTTTTTAATTAAAAATATAAATCTAACACATTTTAATAATTCTGATTCACTAGAAGAATTAAAACCCTTAATTAGACCTAAAACAGAACATTATTTAACAGGTAATATTGTTGGAACAAAGGTACATTTAATTGAATTAATAAAATCGGATTATGATATTGAAAAATTAATTAACAGCTATTTATTTGAGACTGATCGGCTTGTACAACTATTTCTAACCACATACCCTTCAAAAACATACGATGTTTTTATTGAGCCATCATATATTGAAAACTATGAAACTTACAATACCTATGAGTACTGTAATGTTGGCAGCTGTAATAATTTAGCTAACTTTGCGGTTTTCCTATATGATAAAAATCCTAACGGCGAAGAATTTTTAGAGCATGATTTTACATGTAGTTATATATGTGAACCTCATATGGTAGAAAACGAAAGCAGTTGCAAAGAAGAAAGAATTGCTCGAAGTTTACTCTCATATAAATATACTAATAGGGATAGTAGGCATGGATATTCAAAGTATTTATCCTTGGGATTAGAAGAACCCCTTAAATTAAAAATACTTTCTGAGTTAAGTAATGATGATTTCCTTGAAGTTTCAAAAGATGTTGAAGTTTTTTATGAATTATTAACGCAAGATGATTTAGAATTGCCTTTAAATATTGGAATTTTTGGTGACTGGGGGTCCGGAAAAAGTTTCTTTATAAACCAATTAATAAAAAAGCTAAAAGATGATAATTCTGAACCTAATAATATTGTCGTTGAATTTAATGCTTGGAATTATTACGATTCAAACATTATAGTAAATTTAATATATAAAATATTTGAGGATATTCAAATAAATTATGATCTGAATTCCGGAGATTTTTTGAAAAATTTCAATCATTATGAAGCCTTTACGGAAAAACAAAATAAAAAAGAACGGGAAGAAATATATAATAATATTAATGAATTAAAAAACGAAAATAAAAAAATACATTCTATTATTCAAGATAAAATATTAAAGGATATTAAAATTCCTAAAAAAATAGAACTAGAAAATATTAAAAAATACACTAATTTAAACACTTTAACAAGAATAAATATAATGGTTTCAAATATTTTTAAAGAACGCAAGAGATATTTTTTTTATCTTCCAATTTTATTTATAATAGGATTAATGAGAATTGTGGGTTTGAGTAAGCTTTCTATAATCCCTGGTGCAATTGGATTAATAGCATTAGTAAAACCAATAATAAATATATTAAAAATAATTAATAATTACCTCGAGGAGATAAATAAAATAGAGACTATTAATGGACAGATTACAGAATTAGAAGAAAAACTTGAAAATCTAAGTGTTAAAAATAAAAAACAATTAACATTAAATTATTTAAAAGATTTTATTATAGAAAAAATAAATCATCAAGGATACAAAAATAACTTAGGCTTTATAGCCACAGTAAACAATGACATTAAAGAATTACGAAAGACCCTAAATGAAATAAGCAATAGTATTAAGAAAGATAAAGATATAGATTTGCCTCCAATAAACAAAATTATACTGATAATTGAAGACCTAGATAGATGCTCTGAAGAAAAAGTGGTTGATGTCCTTCAATCAATTCAATTACTACTATCTACAGACTTGTTTGTTGTTATTTTTGCAGTTGATAGCCAATGGATTAACAAATGTATTATTAGTCAGTATAACAAAATGATTACCAATTCAAATACTGAGCAAGGTAATTTATTCGCTATTAATTATCTAGAAAAAATTATTCATCTTCCTTTCTGGTTAAGAAAAATGAATAAAGCTAGTTCAAATAATTTTATACATCAAATTAGTAATTCATTTAAATCCGGTTCATTAAATAAAAACAATCCTGATGAAATAAATAAATCATCTCATGAACCAGAGAAGCGTGATAATATATATACTGTAACTAATAGAAAGCCTGAAAGAAATCCACCTGACTCTCGTAAATATGTAATTGATGAAAGATTTCATTACATTGAACAAGAAGATTTAATAATATTAAGTGATTTAGATTTTATATTTGAAAATACTAGCCCTAGAAAGACAAAGAGATTTTTAAATACACTGTTGTTGATTAAAAACGGCAATCTAGATCAAGTATTTAATTGCAGTAATAAACTCTTGTATTTTATTGTTTCCAGCATAGTTTTACAGTCCGATTATACGTGTGATTTTTATAAGATGGTTATAAATAAAATTAATAATAATACCAAAAACAGGGAATTTTTTATAAATGAAATTAATAATTTTGAAAATATAACAAATTCACAACAAGCAAAACTATTTTGGGAAAGGTATAAAAATCTTTTAAATGAATTTGATGATGTGGAGTTTAATAATATAGATGAAATTATATATGAAGTCTCAAGATATACATATTTTCACCATGAAATTACTAAATTGTAA
- a CDS encoding DEAD/DEAH box helicase — protein sequence MDDVMGIFNNMRDTFLRYMNSPFALGEERLAAERNDLLKKEGIIYQYPYIEVLPPYQSSGKTVLEASQDVNISSDFSSFSSIGLFGANQNLYTHQYQSIKSTIKDKKNVVITSGTGSGKTESFLLPVIGSILQESKKWPSPQIQKEPLGHNGQSWESKRKLETRDAAIRGLILYPLNALVEDQLVRLRQALDSDQSREWFRQNRNGNKIYFGRYTGKSPVSGEISTQKMSELKKIIGELSEKEKDVRSYYHDLTNSLGKNLDSKMIEIISSELKEYETTLQESKELNTDLINEIKSKLLIKLHEKLSYLSKTSGAEMISRWDMQDAPPDIFITNFSMLNIVLTRQIEQNIFTKTREWLEKDTNNTFYLVLDELHAHRGTAGTEVSYIIKTLLNRIGLKPDSPQLRVIATSASIDNDGKVFLEDFFGISSDKFEIITGQRESSEKYKNNFKFKNKVNLFSQFYKADLSDEEKSIKYFLESVNSFKSEKNLSQQVFEVLDELGVYKALIDFCEKPRSVKDIANALFEENNIEAIAGLLKLITYSRDCGQVVVPLRSHLFFRNFQGLWACSNPSCEAIEPQYQFEGRTVGKLYSQPRIQCDCGSKVLDFYYCQNCGDSFLGGYKYLDQTDFNGYSYILSPDFPDLDSLPDKLPATKMFKDYEVFWPGKEVDLEARKWSGTHKGLSVNFAWERAYYNHSGGKINSESLGNSNGFRYVIRPENCDQDYVDNISAFSVRCPHCGDNWEGNKKFSHHSNKRMNSPIRGQRTGFDMIMQVMMDSIMRELSTDGTPKTVLFSDSRQDAAKLSAKLELNHYREILRYIVVNSFKEVNQELRAFISKCRGLSLNPLDDNFAKNFENEHPQDAFMIRMFLENSHLPEPLKIEIQSKVDKAYFPPKLGELWDSFEYALLRLGINPGGPKRSIQLNHDEKWTSLYDWSQNKPIVKELNNDQIIYRKTIIKELKDNVIVNVLFAQRKRDLESLGLAHMTTDVSYENESMGIDKVFWRELINSSLRILGGLKYYYGNEYRAEKENTPPQLKKFWMSVAKHNNLDEERFIEAAHKTMSQLTGLQKYLIKPDEIYIIPHLQGEKVFSCVKCKRIHLHNSCGTCTDCGSKVEESNLETIEDDYYRYSALDSRSARRFHCEEMTGQTDADESLNRQLAFQGIFDKTSLPLVDEIDILSVTTTMEAGVDIGSLKMVSMSNMPPQRFNYQQRVGRCGRRGSSLSISLTLCRGRSHDDWYFDNLDKMTGDAPPQPYIDLKSLKIFKRVLIKESLFYAFSRTGLLDKIKPGFSVHGQYGYTEDWENIKEQIRRFLGSSKNIDFTEDLINVLTYRTKINEQDKILCKEYITSGKVVDDITDIANDSRYTDRNLSTNLATAGLLPMFGFPTRVRYLHHQERKQTHNARTLQKGVIDRDIELAISEYSPGSEVVKDKLKHRIVGLSHYKVRGNTIEADNNPMGIIKKVVLCRKCHFLFDKEENFVDSCPSCGDKRDELNSEFVTLPISEPKGFRTDWFPQDFNEQFEWTSGSSFPKLAQDASNDKEEKIAYNTKFYGQEGNIYSINDNFGSGFNFYKSRNPFHGWIEESFKDEPHFESLLTTEVRNIALGSIKNTDVLVLSPNKIKNGINMNPGNLSVRAALISFGYLFRRVATNLLDVDGNEMQVGVRAYKDMELNRIVGQIFFADQLINGAGYAKHLAQEYMIKSILKDITENMSYLPKLINHNCDSSCYECLRTYENRGYHALLDWRLAIEIAAIYKDENFIPRIDQKWLPQVEKSLSNLEKDYYLEGVKQQWYAGIPAISLPIIRKIIIFGHPLWNKDPDFLNEMLSEARAEAEYESPGFQIIHFDLFDLIRRPMWVMKKIHDTTTIEI from the coding sequence ATGGATGACGTAATGGGCATTTTTAATAACATGCGAGATACTTTTTTAAGATATATGAATAGTCCATTCGCTTTAGGTGAAGAAAGACTTGCAGCAGAGAGGAACGATCTCTTAAAGAAGGAAGGGATAATATATCAATATCCTTATATTGAAGTTCTTCCACCTTACCAAAGCTCAGGAAAAACTGTTTTAGAGGCATCTCAAGATGTTAACATCAGTTCAGATTTTTCTAGTTTTAGTTCGATCGGTCTTTTTGGTGCAAATCAAAATTTATATACACATCAATACCAATCTATAAAATCTACGATTAAAGATAAGAAAAATGTAGTAATTACTTCGGGTACAGGCTCTGGAAAAACTGAAAGTTTCCTTTTACCTGTAATTGGATCAATTTTACAAGAATCAAAAAAGTGGCCGAGTCCACAAATACAGAAAGAACCATTGGGGCACAATGGTCAAAGCTGGGAATCGAAACGTAAACTTGAAACACGGGATGCGGCTATAAGAGGTTTAATACTATATCCATTGAATGCATTGGTTGAAGACCAATTGGTCCGTTTACGTCAAGCATTAGATAGTGATCAGTCTAGAGAATGGTTTAGACAAAATAGAAATGGAAATAAAATTTACTTTGGAAGATATACTGGAAAATCACCTGTATCTGGTGAAATTTCAACTCAAAAGATGAGTGAATTAAAAAAGATAATTGGAGAACTCTCAGAAAAAGAAAAGGACGTAAGAAGTTACTACCACGACCTAACAAATAGTCTCGGTAAGAATTTGGATAGTAAAATGATTGAAATTATTTCGAGTGAACTTAAAGAATATGAAACTACTCTTCAAGAATCGAAAGAATTGAATACCGATTTAATTAATGAAATAAAATCAAAATTGTTAATTAAATTACATGAAAAGTTATCTTACTTAAGTAAAACTTCTGGTGCTGAAATGATTTCTAGGTGGGATATGCAAGATGCTCCGCCAGACATATTTATCACGAACTTTAGCATGTTAAACATCGTATTAACTAGGCAAATTGAACAAAACATATTTACAAAAACGCGTGAATGGTTGGAGAAAGATACAAACAATACATTTTATCTAGTGCTTGACGAGTTGCACGCTCACAGGGGAACGGCCGGAACAGAAGTTTCTTACATTATAAAAACCCTTTTAAATAGAATTGGTTTAAAACCTGACAGTCCTCAATTAAGAGTAATTGCAACTAGTGCCTCGATTGATAATGATGGAAAAGTGTTTTTAGAGGATTTTTTCGGTATTTCGAGTGATAAATTTGAAATAATCACTGGTCAAAGGGAAAGTTCAGAGAAATATAAGAATAATTTTAAGTTCAAAAACAAGGTAAATTTATTTTCTCAATTTTATAAAGCCGATTTATCAGATGAAGAAAAATCAATTAAATATTTTCTGGAAAGTGTTAATAGTTTTAAAAGCGAAAAAAACCTGAGTCAACAAGTATTCGAAGTTCTTGACGAGTTAGGCGTTTATAAAGCATTAATAGATTTCTGCGAAAAGCCCCGTTCAGTTAAAGATATTGCCAATGCACTTTTTGAGGAAAATAATATTGAAGCAATAGCTGGATTGTTAAAATTGATTACATATTCAAGAGATTGTGGACAAGTGGTAGTACCTTTAAGAAGTCACTTGTTTTTTAGGAATTTCCAGGGATTATGGGCTTGTTCTAATCCATCCTGTGAAGCAATAGAACCTCAGTATCAGTTTGAAGGTCGTACAGTAGGAAAACTCTATTCACAACCAAGAATTCAATGTGATTGTGGCTCAAAAGTTTTGGATTTTTACTATTGCCAAAATTGTGGAGACTCATTTTTAGGTGGCTATAAATATTTGGATCAAACAGATTTCAATGGATATAGTTATATCTTAAGTCCTGATTTTCCTGATTTAGATTCCTTGCCCGATAAATTGCCGGCCACTAAAATGTTTAAAGATTATGAAGTTTTTTGGCCGGGAAAAGAGGTAGATCTCGAGGCAAGAAAATGGTCAGGAACACATAAAGGTTTATCTGTTAACTTTGCTTGGGAAAGAGCCTACTATAATCATAGTGGAGGGAAAATCAATTCTGAATCCTTGGGAAATAGTAATGGATTTAGATATGTAATAAGACCTGAAAATTGTGACCAGGATTATGTTGACAACATTTCGGCATTCTCTGTACGTTGTCCTCATTGTGGAGATAACTGGGAAGGAAATAAAAAATTCTCTCACCACAGTAATAAAAGGATGAATTCACCAATTCGTGGACAACGAACAGGTTTTGATATGATCATGCAAGTGATGATGGATTCAATCATGAGGGAATTATCTACGGATGGAACACCTAAAACGGTTTTATTCTCAGATAGCAGGCAGGATGCGGCAAAACTTTCCGCAAAACTTGAATTAAATCACTATCGAGAAATTTTAAGGTATATCGTAGTAAACTCCTTTAAAGAAGTTAATCAAGAATTGCGAGCATTTATTAGCAAGTGTAGGGGTCTAAGCTTGAATCCTTTGGATGACAATTTTGCAAAGAACTTTGAAAACGAACATCCTCAAGATGCTTTTATGATAAGAATGTTCCTTGAAAATAGTCATTTGCCTGAGCCATTAAAAATTGAAATTCAGAGTAAAGTTGACAAAGCTTATTTCCCTCCCAAACTCGGAGAACTATGGGATTCATTTGAATATGCATTATTAAGATTAGGAATAAATCCTGGAGGACCTAAAAGGTCAATACAGTTAAACCATGACGAAAAGTGGACGTCTTTATATGACTGGTCACAAAATAAACCAATAGTTAAGGAATTGAATAATGATCAGATAATCTATAGGAAGACTATTATTAAGGAGTTAAAAGATAACGTCATAGTTAATGTCCTTTTTGCCCAGAGAAAACGCGACCTAGAATCTTTAGGTTTGGCACATATGACTACTGATGTTAGTTATGAGAATGAAAGTATGGGGATAGATAAGGTTTTCTGGAGGGAACTCATTAATAGTTCGTTAAGGATTCTTGGTGGATTAAAGTATTATTATGGAAATGAATATCGGGCGGAAAAGGAGAATACACCTCCACAATTAAAAAAGTTTTGGATGTCGGTTGCCAAACACAATAACCTTGACGAAGAGAGATTCATTGAAGCGGCACATAAAACAATGAGTCAACTAACAGGGCTACAAAAATATTTAATTAAGCCCGATGAGATCTATATCATACCTCATTTACAAGGAGAAAAAGTGTTTTCTTGTGTGAAATGTAAAAGAATACATCTTCATAATTCATGTGGAACTTGTACGGATTGTGGCTCAAAAGTTGAGGAATCAAATCTGGAAACTATTGAAGATGATTATTATCGGTATTCCGCTTTAGATAGCCGCTCAGCTAGACGGTTCCATTGTGAAGAAATGACGGGACAAACTGATGCAGATGAATCTTTGAATCGGCAATTAGCATTTCAAGGGATTTTTGACAAAACGTCGTTACCATTAGTAGATGAGATTGATATTCTTAGTGTTACTACAACAATGGAAGCAGGGGTAGATATTGGTTCTTTAAAAATGGTTTCTATGTCAAATATGCCGCCTCAAAGATTTAATTATCAACAACGAGTAGGACGATGTGGAAGAAGGGGGTCATCACTCTCCATAAGTTTGACTTTATGTAGAGGCAGGAGTCACGATGACTGGTACTTTGACAACCTTGATAAAATGACAGGAGATGCCCCTCCGCAACCATATATTGATTTAAAGTCATTAAAGATTTTTAAAAGAGTATTAATAAAGGAATCTCTTTTCTATGCCTTCTCTAGAACAGGGCTATTAGATAAGATTAAACCTGGGTTTAGTGTACATGGGCAGTATGGGTATACAGAAGATTGGGAGAATATTAAAGAACAAATAAGGAGATTTTTAGGCTCCTCAAAAAATATTGATTTTACCGAGGATTTAATAAATGTTTTGACCTACCGTACGAAAATAAATGAGCAAGATAAGATTTTGTGTAAAGAGTATATTACTTCCGGCAAAGTCGTGGATGATATAACCGATATTGCAAATGATAGCAGATATACAGATAGAAATCTAAGTACGAATTTAGCCACCGCAGGATTATTACCGATGTTTGGTTTCCCGACTAGAGTGAGGTATTTGCACCACCAAGAAAGAAAGCAAACTCATAATGCTAGAACCCTGCAAAAAGGCGTAATTGATAGAGATATCGAGCTAGCAATTAGTGAATATTCTCCTGGATCAGAGGTTGTCAAAGATAAACTAAAGCATAGAATAGTTGGGTTATCTCATTATAAGGTCAGAGGAAATACAATAGAAGCGGATAACAATCCAATGGGAATCATAAAAAAAGTTGTTTTATGCAGAAAATGTCACTTCTTATTTGATAAGGAAGAAAATTTTGTGGATAGCTGCCCATCTTGCGGTGACAAGAGAGATGAATTGAACTCAGAATTTGTAACCTTACCGATATCTGAACCAAAAGGATTCAGGACCGACTGGTTCCCACAAGATTTTAATGAACAATTTGAATGGACTTCTGGTAGTTCTTTTCCTAAATTAGCCCAAGATGCAAGCAACGATAAAGAAGAAAAGATTGCATATAATACTAAATTTTATGGTCAAGAAGGAAATATTTATTCAATAAATGATAACTTCGGCAGTGGGTTTAATTTTTATAAATCAAGAAATCCTTTTCATGGGTGGATCGAAGAGAGCTTCAAAGATGAACCGCATTTTGAAAGCCTGTTAACAACTGAGGTAAGAAATATTGCTCTTGGCTCAATTAAAAATACTGATGTTTTGGTTTTATCTCCAAATAAGATTAAGAATGGAATAAATATGAATCCAGGAAATTTGTCAGTAAGGGCAGCTCTAATATCATTTGGTTACCTTTTCAGACGTGTTGCAACAAATTTACTAGATGTTGATGGTAATGAAATGCAGGTAGGAGTAAGAGCGTACAAAGACATGGAGCTAAACCGTATTGTTGGACAGATCTTTTTTGCTGATCAATTAATAAATGGCGCAGGATATGCAAAGCATTTGGCTCAGGAATATATGATAAAAAGCATACTAAAAGATATTACTGAAAACATGAGCTATTTGCCGAAACTTATTAACCATAATTGTGATTCATCTTGTTACGAGTGCCTGAGAACATATGAAAATAGGGGTTACCATGCTTTACTTGATTGGAGATTAGCTATTGAAATTGCTGCCATCTATAAAGATGAAAATTTTATTCCGAGAATTGACCAAAAATGGCTACCACAGGTGGAGAAAAGCCTTTCAAATCTTGAAAAAGATTATTATTTAGAAGGTGTAAAACAACAATGGTATGCTGGTATTCCTGCAATAAGTTTGCCGATTATTAGAAAGATCATAATTTTTGGTCATCCTCTATGGAATAAAGACCCAGACTTTTTGAATGAAATGTTGAGTGAAGCAAGAGCCGAAGCAGAATATGAATCACCTGGCTTTCAAATTATTCATTTTGATCTCTTTGACTTGATAAGAAGACCAATGTGGGTAATGAAAAAGATCCATGACACTACTACAATTGAAATTTAA
- a CDS encoding sigma-70 family RNA polymerase sigma factor, producing the protein MESFEQLFKQYKPMIHSIMNSLHIYKNKEEFLQLGLIGLWEAYKRFDPDKGNFTTYAYTSIKGMIMTEMSKTNRHEERAVYPKEDFWEYIEDGSPICLLEEETLLGYCKSATLTEKETKWVLYTFLKGLNVKGIAQEENVSVSAIKKWREGAKGKLKGHLKDI; encoded by the coding sequence ATGGAAAGCTTTGAACAGCTCTTTAAACAATATAAACCCATGATACACAGCATTATGAATTCATTGCACATTTATAAAAATAAAGAAGAATTTTTACAGTTGGGATTAATCGGGCTTTGGGAGGCATATAAACGGTTCGATCCGGATAAAGGGAACTTTACTACTTATGCTTATACATCGATTAAAGGAATGATCATGACCGAAATGAGCAAAACCAACAGGCATGAGGAACGAGCAGTTTATCCAAAAGAAGATTTCTGGGAATATATTGAGGATGGGTCTCCCATTTGTCTTTTAGAAGAAGAGACGCTGCTGGGGTATTGCAAAAGTGCTACTTTGACAGAAAAGGAAACGAAGTGGGTGTTGTACACGTTTCTGAAGGGGCTGAACGTAAAAGGAATTGCACAAGAAGAAAATGTTTCGGTATCTGCCATCAAAAAATGGAGAGAAGGGGCAAAGGGAAAGTTAAAGGGACATTTAAAAGATATTTAA
- a CDS encoding DGQHR domain-containing protein, translating into MYKIPYIRIKQRSETFFVSKINVSEISHRIDFHFRDPYSENENVNDVFTYNKYVEELKKQGIHVSRSEDGIQRRLQLNRIKDIENYLISDESNFFPSSILLSIDVSDLDSFDEEYVKYEESEMGYFSLPENVRFTIIDGQHRLAGLLSAERVVKEFELPAVILFNVSRSTAAKLFSDINGKQKPVNRSLVYDLYSEIDTFKPEELKMYNQICQKFYSDPKSPLYKQIKMLGIGEGAISQAFFIDYCITSIKYTDLNDIQDIYSQLFYYFKAFQYVFPEDWPVKEDFLDNEDLMEYSRYVLKVRNSQLVKTNGFGAIMQLFPKVYKFTSGGFQDYLNIIEKLRGQITWVAEPGSPTGTGKAFQKRIKKNLEEILGL; encoded by the coding sequence ATGTATAAAATTCCCTACATAAGAATTAAACAAAGATCTGAAACATTTTTTGTTTCAAAAATTAATGTATCAGAAATCTCACATAGAATAGATTTTCATTTTAGGGATCCCTATTCTGAAAATGAGAATGTTAATGATGTATTCACATACAACAAATATGTTGAAGAATTAAAGAAACAGGGAATCCATGTTAGTAGAAGTGAAGATGGAATTCAGAGAAGATTGCAGTTAAACAGGATAAAAGATATAGAAAATTATCTTATTTCTGATGAAAGTAATTTTTTCCCTTCATCAATATTGTTATCTATTGATGTATCTGATTTGGACTCATTTGATGAAGAATATGTAAAGTATGAAGAAAGTGAGATGGGATACTTTTCATTACCTGAGAATGTAAGATTTACCATAATTGATGGGCAGCATAGATTAGCTGGATTGTTATCAGCAGAAAGAGTGGTAAAAGAATTCGAATTGCCGGCTGTAATTTTATTTAATGTATCACGATCTACTGCAGCAAAGTTATTTTCAGATATAAATGGGAAACAAAAACCAGTAAACAGATCACTAGTATATGATTTATATAGTGAAATTGACACATTTAAGCCAGAAGAATTAAAAATGTATAATCAAATATGTCAGAAGTTTTATTCTGATCCAAAATCTCCATTATATAAACAAATAAAAATGCTAGGAATTGGAGAAGGTGCTATTTCCCAAGCGTTTTTTATTGATTATTGTATTACTAGTATTAAATATACTGATTTAAATGATATTCAAGATATTTATTCACAATTATTTTATTATTTTAAAGCGTTTCAATATGTTTTTCCTGAGGATTGGCCTGTTAAAGAGGATTTCCTTGATAATGAGGATTTAATGGAGTATTCAAGATATGTATTAAAAGTAAGGAATAGTCAATTAGTAAAAACAAATGGTTTTGGTGCAATAATGCAATTATTTCCTAAAGTCTATAAATTCACCTCTGGTGGGTTCCAAGATTACTTAAATATAATTGAAAAGCTAAGAGGACAGATTACTTGGGTTGCTGAACCAGGGTCGCCTACAGGGACGGGCAAAGCGTTTCAAAAAAGAATAAAGAAAAACTTAGAAGAAATATTGGGGCTTTAG
- a CDS encoding competence protein ComK, translated as MLNRSLITKACVQFAVNPFHEIILFPHLAPSNEECIWFNEIQIKNTLSVYRKTKVIFHNGNSIMIDARLTPFNSKIQTANQLREITSSRLRFPGMVFLDTKNSHEITKETNGRYNFKALEEEEKQ; from the coding sequence GTGCTAAATCGATCGTTGATAACAAAAGCATGTGTCCAATTTGCAGTAAATCCTTTTCATGAAATCATTCTATTTCCGCATTTAGCCCCTAGCAACGAGGAATGTATCTGGTTTAATGAGATTCAAATCAAAAATACGCTGTCTGTGTATAGGAAAACAAAAGTTATTTTTCATAACGGGAATTCGATCATGATTGATGCAAGACTTACCCCTTTTAACAGTAAAATCCAAACAGCTAACCAGCTAAGGGAGATCACTTCGAGCAGGCTGCGGTTTCCCGGAATGGTGTTTCTTGATACCAAGAACAGTCATGAAATTACAAAGGAAACAAACGGCAGATATAATTTTAAGGCACTAGAGGAAGAAGAAAAACAATAG